Proteins from a genomic interval of Thermoanaerobacterium sp. PSU-2:
- the trpE gene encoding anthranilate synthase component I: protein MNITEKEYERLVKKKIVFPVYEEINGDELTPINIFYNLDGENKFLLESAESSKMWGRYSFIGSNPYLKIKCNDDLIQIDGDKKEIRYGRILDYIKENMMCGYDSCGLEFPFTGGAIGYAGYDIIRQYEYIPSKNIDEIGIPDAYFMFYKIIICYDHYKHNVSVIYNVFPDENEKYGFIKEKLERIILNIKSNVKIHDIKPKQLISDIDYNLTKEEFCNIVIKAKEYIKNGDIFQVVPSQRLKIKTDSAPFDVYRRLRNANPSPYMFYIDFGDFQLIGSSPESLVSVFGSKVTTNPIAGTRKRGKSAEEDLILKNELLNDEKEKAEHVMLVDLGRNDIGKVSEFGTVRLDRFMEVDFYSHVMHIVSKVSGILRNGLTAFDALIACLPAGTVSGAPKIRAMEIIDELENVKRSFYAGAVGYFSYNGDMDMCIAIRTLLLKRGTAFIQAGCGIVYDSQPEAEYYETLNKAMVLKEVL, encoded by the coding sequence TTGAATATAACTGAAAAAGAATATGAAAGACTTGTAAAGAAGAAAATTGTCTTTCCTGTTTACGAGGAGATAAACGGTGATGAATTGACGCCAATCAATATTTTTTACAATCTAGATGGTGAAAATAAATTCCTTTTGGAAAGTGCTGAAAGTAGTAAAATGTGGGGCAGATATTCGTTTATCGGTTCGAATCCGTATTTGAAGATCAAATGTAATGATGATTTAATCCAGATTGATGGTGATAAAAAGGAAATAAGATACGGCAGAATTCTTGACTATATAAAGGAAAATATGATGTGCGGTTATGATAGTTGTGGACTTGAATTTCCATTTACTGGCGGAGCAATAGGTTATGCTGGATATGACATTATAAGACAGTATGAATATATTCCATCAAAAAATATTGATGAAATAGGAATACCTGACGCGTATTTTATGTTCTACAAGATTATAATCTGCTATGATCACTATAAACATAATGTATCTGTTATTTACAACGTATTTCCTGATGAAAATGAAAAGTATGGCTTTATAAAAGAAAAATTGGAAAGAATAATTTTAAACATAAAGAGCAATGTTAAAATTCACGACATAAAGCCAAAGCAACTCATTTCTGATATTGATTATAATCTTACCAAAGAAGAATTTTGCAATATTGTAATTAAAGCAAAGGAATATATAAAAAATGGTGACATATTTCAAGTAGTACCTTCCCAAAGACTTAAAATCAAAACCGATTCCGCGCCTTTTGATGTGTATAGGAGACTTAGGAATGCAAATCCATCACCATACATGTTTTACATCGATTTTGGCGATTTTCAACTGATAGGTTCGTCGCCAGAAAGCCTCGTATCCGTATTTGGAAGTAAAGTCACTACAAATCCGATTGCAGGAACCAGAAAAAGAGGAAAAAGTGCCGAAGAAGATTTAATATTGAAAAATGAGCTTTTAAACGATGAGAAGGAAAAGGCGGAACATGTAATGTTAGTTGACCTTGGAAGAAATGATATAGGAAAAGTAAGCGAATTTGGCACTGTAAGATTGGATAGATTCATGGAAGTCGATTTTTATTCGCATGTAATGCACATTGTATCAAAAGTTTCAGGCATTTTGAGAAATGGTCTTACAGCGTTTGATGCACTAATTGCATGTCTTCCTGCTGGGACGGTTTCAGGTGCACCGAAAATAAGGGCCATGGAGATAATTGATGAGCTGGAGAATGTGAAAAGATCATTTTACGCTGGAGCAGTCGGCTATTTTTCTTACAATGGAGATATGGATATGTGCATAGCAATAAGAACGCTGCTATTAAAAAGAGGTACGGCATTTATTCAAGCTGGGTGTGGAATTGTATATGATTCTCAGCCAGAAGCTGAATACTATGAAACTTTAAATAAGGCGATGGTCTTAAAGGAGGTGCTTTGA
- a CDS encoding thiamine-binding protein — protein sequence MSVVNVSLQVLPIVEEEKIYPVVDKVIDYIKSTGVKYFVSPMETTMEGDIDVLLDIVKKAQNICADEGAKRVISIVKIDFKPDGVTIEEKIGKYRDGC from the coding sequence ATGAGTGTTGTAAATGTAAGCTTGCAAGTATTACCTATAGTTGAAGAAGAAAAAATCTATCCAGTCGTAGACAAAGTTATTGATTACATAAAATCAACAGGTGTTAAGTATTTTGTAAGCCCTATGGAAACGACTATGGAAGGAGACATCGATGTTCTCTTGGATATTGTGAAAAAGGCCCAAAATATATGCGCAGATGAAGGTGCCAAGAGGGTAATTTCGATCGTTAAGATAGACTTTAAACCTGATGGTGTGACGATTGAGGAGAAAATAGGCAAATATAGAGATGGTTGCTGA
- a CDS encoding 5'-methylthioadenosine/adenosylhomocysteine nucleosidase, with the protein MKKIGFIGAMEEEVELLKEAIVNEFTINRADMDFFSGILNGVDAVVVKSGIGKVNAAIATQILISEFKVDCIINTGVAGGLKKGINVGDIVISSDAIEHDFDTTAFGDELGVIPRMKTSVFKADEYLIDVAYKAANDNIDGKAYIGRIVSGDKFISSKDEALKLGKLFNALAVEMEGAAIAHTSYLNNIPFVIIRSISDNADGNATKDFSQFVKEAAIVSSNIVKEMINLIKEN; encoded by the coding sequence GTGAAAAAGATAGGCTTTATTGGCGCTATGGAGGAAGAAGTAGAGCTACTTAAGGAAGCTATCGTTAATGAGTTTACGATAAATAGGGCAGATATGGATTTTTTTAGCGGTATACTTAATGGAGTAGACGCAGTTGTTGTAAAATCAGGTATAGGAAAGGTAAATGCAGCGATTGCAACACAGATATTGATATCCGAATTTAAAGTTGATTGCATAATAAACACAGGTGTTGCTGGAGGACTAAAAAAAGGCATAAATGTTGGCGATATAGTCATTTCTTCGGATGCGATAGAACATGATTTTGATACTACAGCATTTGGAGACGAATTAGGAGTAATCCCTCGCATGAAGACAAGCGTATTTAAAGCTGACGAATATCTCATAGATGTGGCGTATAAGGCTGCTAATGATAATATTGATGGGAAAGCGTATATTGGCAGGATCGTTTCAGGTGATAAATTTATCTCATCAAAAGATGAGGCTTTAAAATTGGGGAAGCTTTTTAATGCACTAGCAGTCGAGATGGAAGGAGCAGCAATTGCACATACTTCATATCTTAACAATATACCATTTGTCATAATAAGAAGCATTTCAGATAATGCCGATGGAAATGCGACAAAAGATTTTAGCCAATTTGTCAAAGAAGCAGCAATAGTGTCCAGCAATATAGTTAAAGAGATGATAAATCTAATCAAGGAGAATTAG
- the ileS gene encoding isoleucine--tRNA ligase: MDYNKTLNLPKTDFPMKANLPMREPEILKKWENMDIYHKSLDKNKGKEKFILHDGPPYANGNIHLGTAMNKVLKDMVVKYKTMRGYESPYVPGWDTHGLPIEQQAIKTLGIKRNDVGPVEFRKVCRDFAFSQIEKQKAQFIRLGVRGDWQNPYLTLKPEYEAKQIEVFGEMAKKGYIYKGLKPVYWCTDCETALAEAEIEYSDEKSDSIYVKFRVVDDLGKFKGIVDDLSNLYFVIWTTTTWTIPANLAICLNPDFDYALAKYGNEIYIMAKDMLDSIEKETGLSNHEITATFKGSELEGMKAKHPLFDRTSLIILGDHVTQEAGTGCVHTAPGHGEEDFVVGQKYGLDVLNPVDDKGRFTEKAGKYNGLFYSDANKVIKEDLEKANALLASKTFTHSYPHCWRCKNPVIFRATEQWFASVDGFRNEALDAIKEVNWIPEWGEDRITNMVRDRHDWCISRQRIWGVPIPIFYCKHCGKELINDDTINAVKKLFAEKGSDAWYELSAEEILPQGTRCECGSTEFRKETDIMDVWFDSGSSHVAVLETTEGLRWPADLYLEGSDQHRGWFQSSLLTSVATKGIAPYKNVLTHGFVVDGEGRKMSKSLGNGIDPADVVKEYGADILRLWAVSADFTSDMRISKEILKQMTESYRKIRNTAKFLLSNLYDFDADKDLLPYDELLDIDKWALYKYNELVKDVTEAFDKYKFYEFLHLVHTFCIVDMSNLYLDILKDRLYTFPATSKERKAAQTTLYIILNGFVRIIAPVLTFTADEIWSYMQHDAKNDFESVQLADWPEPNDIYDNKQIIESWNKLFDIRKDVSKALEISRSNKEIGHSLEAQVDIYASKELYEFLKQFEEDFNTVFIVSKTVLHENDEVIPDDAYRSEDYDIAIKVSHAPGEKCERCWMYSETVGEDKEHPTICSRCAAHI; this comes from the coding sequence ATGGATTACAACAAAACATTAAATCTGCCAAAGACTGATTTTCCAATGAAGGCGAATTTGCCGATGAGAGAGCCAGAAATATTAAAGAAATGGGAGAACATGGACATATACCACAAATCATTAGATAAAAACAAGGGCAAAGAAAAGTTCATTCTTCATGATGGTCCTCCATACGCAAATGGCAATATACACCTTGGCACTGCCATGAACAAAGTTTTGAAGGACATGGTGGTTAAATATAAGACCATGAGGGGATATGAATCACCATATGTGCCAGGTTGGGATACTCATGGCTTGCCAATAGAACAGCAGGCGATTAAGACATTAGGGATAAAGAGAAATGATGTAGGTCCAGTAGAATTTAGAAAGGTGTGCCGTGATTTTGCTTTTTCGCAAATTGAAAAGCAAAAAGCGCAATTTATTAGATTAGGTGTAAGAGGAGATTGGCAAAATCCATATTTGACGCTGAAACCAGAATACGAGGCAAAGCAGATAGAAGTATTTGGGGAGATGGCAAAGAAGGGATATATATATAAAGGACTTAAGCCTGTATATTGGTGTACAGATTGTGAGACTGCATTGGCAGAAGCAGAAATAGAGTATTCTGATGAAAAATCTGATTCGATCTACGTTAAATTCAGAGTTGTAGATGACCTTGGTAAATTTAAAGGCATTGTTGATGATTTAAGCAATTTGTACTTTGTAATATGGACTACAACGACTTGGACAATTCCTGCTAATCTTGCAATTTGCTTGAACCCAGATTTTGACTATGCTTTAGCAAAGTACGGAAATGAAATTTACATAATGGCAAAAGATATGCTTGACAGCATTGAAAAAGAGACAGGGCTTTCAAACCATGAAATAACTGCTACTTTTAAAGGTTCAGAACTGGAAGGAATGAAGGCTAAGCATCCTCTTTTTGACAGGACATCGCTTATAATATTAGGCGATCATGTAACGCAAGAGGCAGGTACAGGATGTGTGCACACAGCACCTGGACATGGTGAGGAGGACTTTGTAGTTGGTCAAAAATATGGACTTGATGTTTTGAATCCTGTTGATGATAAAGGTCGATTTACTGAAAAAGCAGGAAAATACAATGGACTATTTTACTCTGATGCAAATAAGGTCATAAAAGAGGATCTTGAGAAAGCCAATGCGCTATTGGCTTCAAAGACTTTCACGCACTCGTATCCTCATTGCTGGAGATGCAAAAATCCTGTTATATTCCGCGCCACAGAACAGTGGTTTGCATCTGTAGATGGCTTTAGAAATGAAGCGCTTGATGCGATAAAAGAAGTAAATTGGATTCCTGAGTGGGGCGAAGATAGGATTACAAACATGGTTAGAGATAGGCACGATTGGTGCATATCCAGGCAAAGGATATGGGGTGTTCCAATTCCTATTTTTTACTGCAAACATTGTGGGAAAGAATTGATAAACGATGATACGATAAATGCGGTAAAGAAGTTGTTTGCCGAAAAGGGTTCTGACGCTTGGTATGAACTATCGGCCGAAGAAATACTGCCACAAGGCACAAGGTGTGAATGTGGTTCTACAGAGTTTAGAAAAGAAACGGATATTATGGATGTATGGTTTGATTCTGGTTCTAGTCATGTAGCGGTTTTAGAGACAACTGAGGGACTTAGATGGCCAGCAGACTTGTACTTGGAAGGTTCTGACCAACACAGGGGATGGTTCCAGTCATCGCTTCTTACATCTGTCGCTACAAAAGGTATCGCTCCGTATAAAAATGTATTGACACATGGTTTTGTTGTAGATGGTGAAGGGCGAAAAATGTCTAAATCCCTTGGAAATGGAATCGATCCAGCCGATGTTGTAAAAGAGTATGGTGCTGACATATTGAGGTTGTGGGCTGTTTCTGCAGATTTCACTTCAGACATGAGGATATCAAAAGAAATTTTAAAGCAGATGACTGAGTCATACAGAAAAATCAGAAACACAGCAAAGTTTTTATTAAGCAACCTTTACGATTTTGATGCTGATAAAGATTTGTTGCCATATGATGAATTGTTAGATATAGATAAATGGGCTTTGTACAAATACAATGAGCTTGTGAAGGATGTAACTGAAGCTTTTGACAAATATAAATTTTATGAGTTCTTGCATCTTGTTCATACCTTCTGCATTGTAGATATGAGCAATCTGTACCTTGACATATTGAAAGACAGGCTATATACTTTCCCAGCCACATCAAAAGAAAGGAAAGCAGCTCAAACTACTCTATATATTATATTGAATGGTTTTGTAAGAATCATAGCACCGGTGCTGACATTTACAGCAGACGAAATATGGAGCTATATGCAGCACGATGCAAAAAATGATTTCGAGAGCGTTCAGTTGGCTGATTGGCCAGAGCCTAATGATATCTACGACAATAAGCAGATAATTGAAAGCTGGAATAAACTTTTTGACATAAGAAAAGATGTATCTAAGGCATTGGAGATATCCAGATCAAACAAGGAAATAGGCCATTCTTTGGAAGCTCAAGTCGATATTTATGCGTCGAAAGAGCTGTACGAATTTTTGAAGCAGTTTGAAGAAGATTTTAATACAGTCTTTATAGTATCAAAAACTGTTCTTCACGAAAATGATGAGGTTATACCTGATGATGCGTACAGAAGTGAAGATTATGACATTGCTATAAAAGTAAGTCATGCACCTGGTGAAAAATGCGAAAGATGCTGGATGTACAGTGAAACTGTTGGCGAAGATAAAGAGCACCCAACAATTTGCAGTAGGTGTGCTGCACATATCTAA
- a CDS encoding TM1266 family iron-only hydrogenase system putative regulator: MRNRLAVIGILVQNRELASEKVNHILSEYADIIVGRMGIPYKERNVSIISLIVDGTTDDIGALTGKLGSIEGVKVRSAITT; this comes from the coding sequence ATGAGGAATAGACTTGCTGTAATCGGGATCTTAGTCCAAAATAGAGAGTTGGCGTCTGAAAAAGTTAATCACATTTTAAGCGAGTATGCCGATATCATAGTGGGCAGAATGGGCATTCCATATAAGGAAAGGAATGTGTCAATAATATCGTTGATTGTCGACGGTACGACGGATGACATCGGTGCTTTAACTGGCAAGCTTGGCAGCATTGAAGGTGTAAAAGTAAGGTCTGCCATTACAACGTAA
- a CDS encoding DivIVA domain-containing protein — protein MLTPMDIHNKEFKRSFRGYNENEVDEFLDKVMEDYELLYKENSDLKDRVNILNDKLQNYTDIEKTLNNTLVVAQKSAEDLKLNAKKEADLIIQQAQQEAEKIMQKANQEVVRIRAELENQRKKLNVFKAKFKTLLEGELEAILSIDDREFFDDENDVRNDEE, from the coding sequence ATGTTAACACCTATGGACATACACAATAAGGAGTTTAAGCGTTCATTTAGAGGCTACAATGAAAATGAAGTTGATGAGTTTTTAGACAAAGTTATGGAAGACTATGAACTATTGTACAAAGAAAACTCCGATCTAAAGGACAGAGTAAATATATTAAATGATAAGTTGCAGAATTATACTGATATAGAAAAAACGCTAAATAATACGCTGGTGGTCGCTCAAAAGTCGGCTGAAGATTTAAAGTTAAATGCCAAGAAAGAAGCTGATTTAATAATACAGCAAGCACAGCAAGAAGCAGAAAAAATAATGCAGAAAGCCAATCAAGAAGTAGTAAGAATTAGAGCAGAGCTTGAAAATCAAAGGAAAAAATTGAATGTATTTAAGGCTAAATTCAAAACACTCCTTGAAGGAGAGCTTGAAGCTATATTGTCTATAGACGATAGAGAATTTTTTGATGATGAGAACGATGTGAGAAATGATGAGGAATAG
- a CDS encoding YlmH/Sll1252 family protein: protein MEYSIARLNDMINWVQKNRHDRFTDFLSMRDQKILLKLIDKYDDIDCRFDGGFKEAERKIACIYPLYLTISDGEHFDVIKGIRIDGDLTKLSHRDVLGSLLGLGIKREKIGDIIKRQEICDVIVHSDIADYVLMNLKKIGREKVIVSSIDLDEVIEPVIEYEDIKTTVASVRLDSIIASGFKISRTKASELIKAGLTEVNWETNISPSFEVKEGDIMSLRGYGRIKLQEILGTSRKGRVYVHILKYK, encoded by the coding sequence ATGGAATACAGCATTGCAAGACTTAATGATATGATAAATTGGGTACAGAAAAATAGGCATGATAGATTTACAGATTTTCTAAGCATGAGAGATCAGAAGATACTGCTAAAGTTGATTGACAAATATGACGATATAGATTGTAGATTTGATGGTGGATTTAAAGAGGCTGAGAGAAAAATAGCCTGTATATATCCGTTGTATCTTACGATTTCCGATGGTGAACATTTTGATGTAATAAAGGGGATAAGGATAGATGGTGACTTAACAAAGTTGTCACATAGAGATGTATTAGGTTCACTGTTAGGTCTAGGTATAAAAAGAGAAAAAATTGGTGATATAATTAAAAGACAAGAAATCTGCGATGTAATAGTGCATAGTGACATAGCTGATTATGTTTTGATGAATTTGAAAAAGATAGGTCGAGAGAAGGTTATTGTTAGTTCAATTGACTTAGATGAGGTTATAGAGCCTGTAATAGAGTACGAGGACATTAAAACAACTGTTGCATCTGTAAGGCTTGATAGTATAATCGCGTCGGGATTTAAAATATCCAGGACAAAGGCTTCGGAATTGATAAAAGCTGGACTTACTGAAGTGAATTGGGAGACAAATATATCGCCTTCATTTGAAGTAAAAGAAGGTGACATCATGTCTTTAAGAGGTTATGGAAGGATCAAGCTCCAAGAAATTTTAGGTACATCGAGAAAAGGCAGGGTATATGTTCATATTTTAAAATACAAATAA
- a CDS encoding YggT family protein — MTTNYALILTLNYFFEIVNWLIVIRVVLSLLRMENMGNPISRFVIIVTEPILDPFRRLQFKSSIGRNMMIDFSPILAMLAIQYVIRPILISLISLI; from the coding sequence TTGACGACAAACTATGCTTTGATCTTGACATTAAACTACTTTTTTGAGATTGTAAATTGGCTTATTGTAATAAGGGTGGTATTATCTCTTTTGAGAATGGAGAATATGGGAAATCCTATATCGCGATTTGTCATCATCGTGACAGAGCCTATTTTAGATCCTTTTAGAAGGTTGCAATTTAAGTCATCTATTGGAAGAAATATGATGATAGATTTTTCGCCTATCCTTGCTATGTTGGCTATCCAATATGTGATAAGACCAATATTAATAAGCTTAATTTCATTAATATAA
- the sepF gene encoding cell division protein SepF, which translates to MAVKVIEKLMNFFGFDEQEEEGNAEKVENELPFSQKPKIVNIHTQSQIKVIILKPDSFEQAQTILENIKNKKPIIIDLQNMERNDAQRLIDFLSGAVFALNGEIKKIANSIFLIVPDNFDIAGDIQDEVDSMFNLK; encoded by the coding sequence ATGGCTGTAAAAGTGATTGAAAAGCTTATGAATTTTTTTGGATTTGATGAGCAGGAAGAGGAAGGGAACGCTGAAAAAGTTGAAAATGAATTGCCCTTTAGCCAAAAGCCAAAAATAGTGAATATACATACACAATCGCAGATAAAAGTTATTATTTTGAAGCCAGATAGTTTTGAACAGGCGCAGACAATACTTGAAAACATAAAAAATAAAAAGCCTATAATTATTGATCTTCAAAATATGGAAAGAAATGATGCTCAGAGGCTTATAGACTTTTTAAGTGGTGCTGTTTTTGCGTTAAATGGAGAAATTAAGAAAATTGCTAATAGCATATTTTTAATTGTGCCGGACAATTTTGATATTGCTGGTGATATACAAGATGAAGTCGATTCAATGTTCAATTTAAAGTAA
- a CDS encoding YggS family pyridoxal phosphate-dependent enzyme — MDIRYNIDKVKENVKKHALKVNRNPDDILIVAVTKTVDVSRIEEAIKYGITDIGENKVQELVDKYPTLMDKVQFHFIGHLQTNKVKYIIDKVKMIHSLDSVRLAEEIDKRAKKCNRIMDCLIEVNVGSEESKYGIEPSSLLEFIKELEGFDNLKIKGLMTVAPYVDAEDVRPYFRKMKQLFDNVKSLNQKNLDFKYLSMGMTNDYTVAIEEGANIIRIGTGIFGKRLYDMEVK, encoded by the coding sequence ATGGATATACGTTATAATATTGATAAAGTAAAAGAAAATGTCAAGAAGCATGCATTAAAAGTTAATAGAAATCCTGACGATATATTAATTGTGGCAGTGACTAAAACCGTCGATGTCTCAAGAATAGAAGAAGCAATAAAATACGGTATTACGGATATTGGAGAAAATAAAGTACAAGAGTTAGTGGACAAATATCCGACATTGATGGATAAGGTTCAGTTCCACTTTATAGGTCATCTTCAGACAAATAAGGTAAAATACATAATAGATAAAGTGAAGATGATTCATTCGCTTGACAGTGTGCGCCTTGCAGAAGAAATAGATAAAAGAGCCAAAAAATGCAATAGGATTATGGACTGTTTGATTGAGGTAAATGTAGGTTCAGAAGAATCAAAGTATGGAATTGAACCGTCAAGCTTGTTGGAATTCATAAAGGAGCTTGAAGGCTTTGACAACTTGAAAATAAAAGGTCTGATGACGGTGGCGCCGTATGTAGATGCTGAAGATGTAAGGCCTTATTTTAGAAAAATGAAACAGTTATTTGATAATGTTAAATCTTTAAATCAAAAAAATTTAGACTTTAAGTATTTGTCTATGGGTATGACGAATGACTACACTGTTGCCATTGAAGAAGGTGCCAACATCATACGTATAGGTACAGGAATTTTTGGGAAAAGATTATATGATATGGAGGTAAAATAA
- a CDS encoding HlyD family efflux transporter periplasmic adaptor subunit — protein MKRILNIIIAIVVILYIGKVAVNTISGKDKTIPLKQGNLSESIDTYGYIVVDAMVINSPINGEVNILVKNGTRVPKGKEIAEVVSPNFDKSKLNELNSIDEKIQSIKDDKSLGIYAKDIENINAQIDELNKEYQQAKDKSVLSSLSKKIDDLTSKKEQIIKNGPSSIRNLDDLYSQKKQLESIVSNGLYKVYSPEAGVVSDYFDGYEDVFNVNKLFNITLNDINAVQKEPAEVKGEVKQGEPILKLMDNYDWYVLSVLDKSQSQKLKEGNNVKVEIDNNDSQFLDGHIMKIYSISDNLFGAVIKMNDVYNDFFKRRKVKVDITVNNYEGFIVPNTAIVKVDGKYGVYKLNNGIPVFEEVDVKVQNSESAVVESPDGNLKMYDEILVYGKDYLKK, from the coding sequence ATGAAGAGAATATTGAATATCATCATAGCAATTGTAGTCATACTTTACATAGGAAAAGTTGCAGTAAATACTATAAGTGGAAAAGATAAGACAATACCACTTAAACAAGGCAACTTATCTGAATCAATAGATACTTACGGTTACATAGTGGTTGATGCAATGGTCATAAATTCTCCGATTAATGGAGAAGTTAACATTTTAGTAAAAAATGGGACAAGAGTGCCAAAAGGCAAGGAAATAGCTGAAGTCGTATCGCCAAACTTTGATAAGTCGAAATTGAATGAGCTAAATTCTATAGATGAAAAGATTCAGAGCATTAAGGATGATAAAAGTTTGGGTATCTATGCTAAAGACATAGAAAACATAAACGCTCAGATAGATGAATTAAATAAAGAATATCAGCAGGCAAAAGACAAGAGCGTTTTAAGCAGTTTAAGCAAAAAAATAGATGATTTGACCAGCAAAAAAGAGCAGATAATCAAAAATGGTCCTTCGTCGATTAGAAATTTAGATGATCTTTATAGTCAAAAAAAACAATTAGAAAGCATTGTTTCTAATGGCTTGTACAAGGTATATTCGCCTGAAGCTGGAGTCGTAAGCGATTATTTTGATGGGTATGAAGATGTGTTTAATGTAAACAAATTGTTTAACATCACATTAAATGATATAAATGCAGTACAAAAAGAGCCAGCAGAGGTAAAAGGTGAAGTAAAGCAAGGTGAACCGATATTAAAATTAATGGACAATTACGATTGGTATGTATTGTCTGTATTGGACAAAAGTCAGAGCCAAAAATTAAAAGAAGGAAACAATGTAAAAGTAGAAATAGATAACAACGATAGTCAGTTTTTAGACGGACACATAATGAAAATATATTCGATATCCGACAATTTATTTGGTGCAGTGATAAAGATGAATGATGTTTATAATGATTTTTTTAAAAGAAGGAAAGTTAAAGTCGATATAACAGTAAATAACTATGAAGGTTTTATTGTGCCAAATACGGCTATCGTAAAAGTTGATGGAAAATATGGTGTTTATAAATTAAATAACGGCATTCCTGTCTTTGAAGAAGTCGACGTAAAAGTGCAAAATTCAGAAAGTGCCGTTGTAGAAAGTCCAGATGGAAATTTAAAAATGTATGACGAAATATTAGTATATGGTAAAGACTATTTAAAGAAGTAA
- a CDS encoding Gfo/Idh/MocA family oxidoreductase has protein sequence MKNLKAIIVGPGNIFKKAYLPFIFNLDMLEIVGIVGRDEKKLLKYKENYKVSTYTSIDEAIALKPDCAFVHTSTDSHYEIVKKLLVNNIHVYVDKPLTDDYKKTEKLYNIALNNSLVLTVGFNRRYAPFYIKASEHYGDGKPELYIMKKNRNGGVGGDIKFTLYDDFIHVVDTLCHQIGDVESLNISHVKAIKENNSLKYIDIEITSCDKVAIGVMYRNSGIDEEVLELHGYGKSVIVENLEKLQTFDGETASIYSHHSWDSVSYIRGFESAVNNFLCSINSKEINDDEIKLSLKTHQLVEDIVKEIK, from the coding sequence ATGAAGAATTTGAAAGCTATAATCGTAGGACCGGGCAATATATTCAAAAAGGCATATTTGCCATTCATATTTAACTTAGATATGCTCGAAATAGTTGGCATTGTGGGTAGAGATGAAAAAAAGCTTTTAAAGTATAAGGAGAATTATAAAGTTAGCACATATACTTCGATAGATGAAGCAATTGCTTTAAAGCCTGATTGTGCTTTTGTACATACTTCTACTGATAGCCATTATGAGATTGTGAAAAAACTTCTTGTAAATAATATCCATGTTTATGTAGACAAACCCTTGACAGATGATTATAAAAAGACTGAAAAACTTTATAATATTGCACTTAACAATTCACTTGTTTTAACTGTTGGCTTTAATAGAAGATATGCACCATTTTATATTAAGGCATCAGAGCATTATGGAGATGGGAAACCTGAGTTGTACATAATGAAGAAAAATAGAAACGGCGGTGTTGGGGGTGATATCAAATTCACCCTTTATGATGACTTTATACATGTGGTTGATACACTGTGTCATCAAATTGGCGATGTTGAAAGCCTAAATATTTCGCATGTAAAAGCCATAAAGGAAAATAATAGCTTAAAATATATAGATATTGAAATTACTTCGTGTGATAAAGTTGCAATTGGTGTAATGTATAGAAATAGCGGCATAGATGAAGAAGTGCTGGAGTTGCATGGTTATGGAAAAAGTGTAATAGTTGAAAATCTCGAAAAATTGCAGACGTTTGATGGGGAAACCGCATCTATTTATAGCCATCATTCTTGGGACAGCGTATCATACATAAGAGGTTTTGAAAGTGCAGTAAATAATTTTTTATGTTCTATAAATTCTAAAGAAATAAATGACGATGAAATAAAGCTTTCTTTAAAGACGCATCAATTAGTTGAAGATATTGTGAAAGAGATAAAATAA